ATCCGATGGGGCCGATGCGGGGTCGTCATGTCCACCTCTCCCGAAGTCGGGAGAGGGTTGCCGCTCCAAGGCGGCGGGTGAGGGCCTGCCCGCGGGGCGCCGACGCCCGCCCGCCGAACGAGAGTACTTTCGCACTTTCGCACTTTCGCACTTTCGCACTCTCGCACTCTCGCACTTGCACTTCGCACCTCGCACTTCGCACTTCACCCGTCTCCCCGCACCGCCGCCAGCATCCGCGCGCTCCGGGCGGCGTCGGCGCGGGCGGCCAGCGCCTCGCGCAGCGCCACCTGCTCCTCCAGGAACGCCACCGTCAGCGCGTGGCGCTCGGCGTCCCAGAGGGCGGCGGCCAGCGCCTTCTCGGCGTCCGCGTGGTCGGTGGCCAGGGTGTCGCCGTCCACGCCGCCCAGCTCGGTGAGCGTGGCCTCGGCCTCCAGGAAGCCCACCACCCTGCGCCAGACGCTCTCCGGCAGCGCCGACGAGAACGCCGTGAAGTCCTCGGCGAAGGTGGGCGGGGCGCTGCCGTCGGCGAACTCCACGTACTCGCCCTGGGCGTCGGTGAAGGCCGTGCGGGCGTCGCTGAGCGCCTGCTCCGCCGTGTCGACGGCGGGGGCGGCGCTCACGTCGGCCGTGGGGTCGGGGGCCAGCGCCGTGGTCAGCGCGTCGCCGAGGCCCACCTCGGCCTCGATCACGTCCTTGCGGGCGTCCTCGCGCGCCGTGCGCTTGGGCACCGCCGCCGCGCCCGCCGTCTCGCGCGCCGCCACCTCCGCCTCCTCGGCGTCGGTGAGGAGCGAGGTGCCCGCGTTCACGGCGGCCGCCTGCACCAGCGCCTGCGTCAGCCGCCCCGGGCCCTGCTTCACCCAGGCGCGCAGCGCGGCGTCGGCGCGCGCGAAGCGCAGCTGCAGCGCCGCCGCCTTCTCGTCGAGCCCGCCCTTGCCCTCCAGCTCGGCCAGGAGCAGGTCCTCCACCGCCTCCAGCGAGGCGGCCTGCTGGCTCCGGCGCAGGTCCTCCACCTCCACGCCCTTGCGCGCGGCGGTGAGCAGGTCGGCGGGGATCTCGTCGGTCACCCGCTTCTTCGCGTCGTCGAACTCGGTGCCGGCCCCCTTGGCGGCCGCCGCGTCGGCCGCCAGCGTGTCGAGCGGGGGGTCGGCCACCGCGTCGCGCAGCTCCTGGCGCCGGGGGCCCTCCACCGCCTCGCGCACCAGCTCGGCCTGCGCCTCGGAGAGCGCCGCCGAGACGCGGTCCAGGAAGCCCGAGGCCGCCTTCACCTCGGCCTCGCCGCGCGCCACCGCGTCGGCGTCGTCCAGCAGCGCGGCCTGGAGGGCGCGCGCCTCGGCCTGCAGGTCGGCCAGCTCCTCCACCAGCGCCGCGGCCTCGGTGGGGACCTCGGCGTCGGCCAGCTCGGCGCGCTTGGCGGCGATCTCCTGGTTCTTGGCCGCCAGGGACTCGCCGCCCGCGCGCACCCGCTCGCGCGCGGCCGAGAGCGAGGTATTCGCGGCGGCGACGGACTCCTGGGCCTCGGTCTTCGCGGCGGCGTAGAGGGCGGCGACCTGTACGGCCAGGTCCTGCAGGGTCTCGGGGACGGCGGCCATGGGGGATCCTCTTGGTTCAGGGCGCGGACATCCCGGACGGCAGCCCGGGGAAGGCGCGGCCGGTCTTGTCGTACTCGCGCCGCACGGCGCGGACGGCGTGGCGCCGGGTGATCGGGGTGCCCTCCGCGGCCGCCAGGAAGGCGGCGGCCACGGCGGCGTTCTTGATGAAGCCGCCCACCACCGGGTACAGGGCGGCCAGCTCGGCCGGGTCCAGGTCGGGCGCCCGGGGCGCGCCCGCCGGGAGGTGGCAGCGCCAGAGCGCCTCGCGCTCGGCGGCGGCCGGCTCGTCGAAGTCCAGCACGAACTCCAGCCGGCGCAGGAAGGCGGGGTCGATGTTCTGCCGCAGGTTGGTGGAGAGCACCGCCAGCCCCTCGAAGCGCTCCAGCCGGGTGAGCAGGTACGCCGTCTCCAGGTTGGCGTAGCGGTCGTGCGCGTCGCTCACCTCGGTGCGCCTGCCGAAGAGCGCGTCGGCCTCGTCGAAGAGCAGCACCGCCTGCGCGCCCTCGGCCACGTCGAACACCTCGGCCAGGTTCTTCTCGGTCTCGCCGATCCACTTCGAGACCACGCGCGAGACGTCCACCAGCAGCAGGTCCACCCCGAGCGCCGAGGCCAGCACCTCGGCCGCCAGCGTCTTCCCCGTCCCCGGCGGCCCGGCGAAGAGCATGCGGACGCCGCGCGCGCCGGGGCGCCCCTCCAGGAAGCGCCACTCGTCGAGCACCGTGGCCTGGTGCAGGATGCGGCCGACCGCCTCGCCGAGCACCGCCTTGCGCTGCGGCGGGAGGACCAGCTGGTCCCACCCGGCCGTGGGCCGCACCAGCCGCACGCCGCTGGAGAGGGCGAGCCCGGCGCGGGTGCGCACGCTGCGCCCCACGTCGCCGGCCCGGGGCGCCCGGTCCTCCAGGGCGGCCAGGGCGCGGGCGTCGTCGGCCGCGGCGCGGGCGGTGGCGGGGTCCACGGTGTAGCGCGCCCCCAGCGCGGGCGCCTCGTCGGCCAGCTCGGGGAGGAGGCGGGCCCACATCTCGCTCCGCGCGGCGGTGGTGAGCCGCCGGGCGGGGACCTCCAGCACCGGCCGCTCGCCCCTGACCCGCGCCCCGCCCGCGCGGGCGCAGAGCACCACCGGCCCCGGGTGCCGGGCGAAGGCGGGGCACTCGCGCGCGCCGGGTCCGTCCGCCGGCGGCAGCCGCAGCACGGGCACCATCCCCCGCAGCAGCGAGTGCAGGGAGACGAGCGACTCGGCGCCCTCCGGGTGCCCGTGCGGGAGGGTGAAGCGCGCGGGCTCGGCGCCGGCGGCCGCCGCCAGGGCGGCGCCGCGCTGGGCGGCCAGCTCGTCGGAGTCGGCGCTCACCAGCACCGTCCACGGCTCGCCCGAGGCCAGGGCGGCGCGGGCGGCCAGCGCCTCGCGCTCCTCCAGCCAGTCCTCCAGCCCGGCCAGGACGATGGGGCCTTCGGCGCGGGCGAGGGCGGCGGGCCAGGCGTCGAGCCCGTGCAGGGCGGACCACAGCCCCTCGGCCGGGTGCAGGGTGCGCTCCCAGAACGGCCCCTCGCCGTCGGCGCGCACGGCCCCGGCGCCCGTGGCGGCGCCCGTCTCCAGCACCCGCCGGAAGAGGAGCCGCTCGCCGGGCGAGGCGCAGAGGAGCTGGGCGGCCAGCCCCGTGGTGGGCCGCGGCTCGCCGCGGGGGTGGAGCGTGCGCAGCACGCCGGCGTAGCCCTCGTGCTCGTCGGGGAGCCCGGCCAGGAGGAGGAGGTCCACCTCCACGGGCGAGAGGCGGAGGGCGCCGGCCAGGCGGTCGAGCGGGTGCGGCTCGGCGTCCGCGGCGGCGGGCGGCTCCTCGTCGGCCGCGGCGGCCATGGCGCGCAGGAAGTCGCGCGCGGCGCCGTGCTCGCCGGGCTCGGGGAGCGCGTGCTCCAGCAGCTGCGCCAGCCGGGCGGCGAGCGCGGCGGCCTCGCGGGCCAGGCGGGCGCCGGGCGCCTCCGCGGCGGGCGCGGGGAGGGCGAACAGGGCGGCGCTACTCATAGACGAACCTCACCGCCACGCCCAGCCAGGGCACCCAGCCGGGGTCCAGGTCCAGCCCCGCCCGCCGCACCTCCGTGGTCACCTCGTCCAGCATGAGCCGCACGTCGATCCACCCCGGGTCGGCCAGGACGACGGCCGTGCGGCGCCCCACCTCGCGCAGCAGCGCGGCGGCCGCCCGCGCGTCCGGCGCCTCCTCGCCCCGCACGCGCTCGTGCAGCGCGCGGGCGACGCGGCGGGCCAGCTCCCCGATCCGCGCCTGCTCCTCGTCGTCCACCGGCGGCTCGCCGCGCGAGGGCGGGTCGCGGTCGGGGCCCAGGCCGCAGAAGGCCAGGGCGGCGGGGTCGCGCTCGTCCAGCGCCAGCAGCTGCAGCGCGAGCCGGTGCAGCACCCAGCGGAACGGCCGCGCGGCGAGCGCCTCGTCCGCGTCGATCTCCTCCGGGAGCCCGAGCTCGCCGACCAGGTGGACCAGGAAGAGCAGCCCGCCCCACCGGGTCTCGCCCTCCGCGCGCACCGAGGGGAGCGGCCGCTCCTCGTCTTCGCCCGCTTCCGCCGGCGCGACGGCCTCTTCCCCCGTCCTCGGGCGATCGAAGTCGCTCGACACCTCGGCGCGCCGTTCGGTCCGCTCGGCCACGGCCGGCTCCCGCTCGTCGGCGGCCGGCCCCGCCGGGCGCTCGGGGGACGGGGCGATCCCCATCTCCCGCTCGACGTGGCGGAGGACGGCGGCGGCCTCGGGCGGCGGGCGGCGCAGCGCGGCGGGCTCCGTCTCCAGCAGCGCCAGGACCGCCAGCGAGCGGACCACCTGCGGCGACGAAGTGAACGGAGTGAACGCCGCGCGGGCGATCGCCGACGCGCGGACAGCGCGCTCCGCGATGATGGTCGTCGCAGGCGAGTCGAGAGCCTGGGGAGACGGGGATGCGTCCGCGGCGGCGGCGAGGAGCGCGGCGGCGGCCTCGTCCCCGATCGATGCGGCGAG
This sequence is a window from Longimicrobium sp.. Protein-coding genes within it:
- a CDS encoding ATP-binding protein, which produces MSSAALFALPAPAAEAPGARLAREAAALAARLAQLLEHALPEPGEHGAARDFLRAMAAAADEEPPAAADAEPHPLDRLAGALRLSPVEVDLLLLAGLPDEHEGYAGVLRTLHPRGEPRPTTGLAAQLLCASPGERLLFRRVLETGAATGAGAVRADGEGPFWERTLHPAEGLWSALHGLDAWPAALARAEGPIVLAGLEDWLEEREALAARAALASGEPWTVLVSADSDELAAQRGAALAAAAGAEPARFTLPHGHPEGAESLVSLHSLLRGMVPVLRLPPADGPGARECPAFARHPGPVVLCARAGGARVRGERPVLEVPARRLTTAARSEMWARLLPELADEAPALGARYTVDPATARAAADDARALAALEDRAPRAGDVGRSVRTRAGLALSSGVRLVRPTAGWDQLVLPPQRKAVLGEAVGRILHQATVLDEWRFLEGRPGARGVRMLFAGPPGTGKTLAAEVLASALGVDLLLVDVSRVVSKWIGETEKNLAEVFDVAEGAQAVLLFDEADALFGRRTEVSDAHDRYANLETAYLLTRLERFEGLAVLSTNLRQNIDPAFLRRLEFVLDFDEPAAAEREALWRCHLPAGAPRAPDLDPAELAALYPVVGGFIKNAAVAAAFLAAAEGTPITRRHAVRAVRREYDKTGRAFPGLPSGMSAP